A genomic stretch from Oculatellaceae cyanobacterium includes:
- a CDS encoding stomatin-like protein has translation MSSILYLLAPIILMVIGYTVGSAKIISEGNVALVERLGQYRRRLQPGLNFIVPFIDSIVVEETNREKVLEIEPQQAITKDNVSLRADAVIYWKILDLEKAFYSVEDIEVAIENLVLTTLRSAIGQLELEQTYSSRQSINQELLQQLDDATTAWGVKVNRVEVREITPAKAVLEALELERAAESKKRAAILEAEGTVKSVELLSDALKSQNLSREVLQFLIAQRYVDANQKLSSSPNAKIVFMDPKALTESISGMISESSNTTPNTSGNTPTP, from the coding sequence ATGTCTTCTATACTTTATTTGCTTGCTCCGATAATTTTAATGGTAATCGGCTATACAGTGGGTTCTGCAAAAATTATCAGTGAAGGAAATGTTGCCTTAGTAGAACGTCTGGGTCAGTATCGGCGTAGGCTACAGCCTGGTCTTAATTTTATCGTTCCCTTTATAGATTCAATTGTGGTAGAGGAGACGAATCGAGAGAAGGTATTGGAGATTGAACCACAGCAAGCAATTACTAAAGATAATGTTTCTCTTAGGGCTGACGCAGTGATTTACTGGAAAATTCTTGATTTAGAGAAAGCTTTTTACTCGGTAGAAGATATTGAAGTAGCAATTGAAAATTTAGTTTTAACTACTTTACGTTCTGCTATCGGTCAACTGGAACTTGAACAAACCTATTCTTCTCGCCAATCAATTAATCAGGAATTGTTACAGCAGCTAGATGATGCGACTACCGCCTGGGGAGTGAAGGTAAACAGGGTAGAGGTGCGAGAAATCACACCTGCAAAGGCAGTGTTGGAAGCTTTGGAGTTAGAAAGGGCAGCAGAGAGTAAAAAGAGAGCCGCTATTTTAGAAGCTGAGGGAACGGTAAAGTCGGTGGAACTTTTAAGCGATGCTTTAAAATCGCAGAATTTAAGCCGAGAAGTTTTACAGTTTTTAATTGCTCAAAGATATGTCGATGCTAATCAAAAATTAAGTTCCAGCCCCAATGCCAAAATTGTATTTATGGATCCAAAAGCTTTGACTGAAAGCATCTCAGGGATGATTTCCGAGTCTTCTAATACGACTCCCAATACTTCAGGTAATACTCCAACACCTTGA
- a CDS encoding 2TM domain-containing protein, producing MPPRWPRQPDRRDPDYRRLDDRMNFAVHVGIFAACNSGLWFFHNLQHTTWDWITWVTGGWASVLAAHALYIFAIADYSEPSPESLATPAVGFQPKPQNKPKTKSKKTTKR from the coding sequence ATGCCTCCTCGTTGGCCTCGTCAACCAGACCGCCGTGATCCAGACTATCGTCGTTTAGATGACAGGATGAATTTTGCTGTTCATGTAGGGATTTTTGCGGCTTGCAATTCTGGTTTGTGGTTCTTCCACAACTTGCAGCATACCACTTGGGATTGGATAACTTGGGTGACGGGTGGCTGGGCATCGGTGTTAGCTGCCCATGCTTTGTATATTTTTGCGATCGCAGACTATTCTGAACCTTCGCCAGAATCTTTAGCCACACCTGCTGTAGGATTTCAGCCTAAACCTCAGAATAAACCTAAAACCAAGTCTAAAAAAACTACCAAACGATAG
- a CDS encoding DUF3181 family protein, producing MATANTTEAIEGLAAEIGENIFIDVAKWHLYLRDAHLHTQLAQQLYPIVSGGRIEEDQVLQILKNIPVKLGGGKIEVPLSDLLPMQCQVNLMDLLEEYQRNL from the coding sequence ATGGCTACCGCAAATACTACTGAAGCAATAGAAGGACTCGCCGCCGAAATTGGTGAAAACATTTTTATTGATGTTGCTAAATGGCATCTTTATTTAAGAGATGCCCATTTACACACCCAATTAGCACAACAGTTATATCCTATAGTTAGCGGCGGTAGGATAGAGGAAGACCAAGTGCTGCAAATCCTCAAAAACATTCCTGTTAAATTGGGTGGCGGTAAAATAGAAGTACCACTATCAGATTTGCTGCCGATGCAATGCCAAGTCAATTTGATGGATTTGTTGGAAGAATATCAGCGTAATCTTTAA
- a CDS encoding M48 family metalloprotease yields MKPAFKTLLFTLTSALPLSLVILPTYTPVVRGQTNVIAQTTVISNPTQPTIQEKRSPQQVPTIVIPDQPVSNQSTTTTNTPKPTTTPNNSNSSEDKKSSPNQEPTDTPKTSNTENKEPAPSPEEIAKRQKLIQADQLYMGGQYSAAEKIYREVKTPFSKVQATTERKEVISDLDKLPVAGQVYWRISTAGLEQGLETKIFVPLTNLVEKYPEFIPGQLRYAQVLKNYNRNAEALQVLEKATTLYPNQPDLLKAKIALLGESKQWLEASLAARQFALLNPNNSQSDEFNTIADKNLERYQSHLRAELRGNTIVNAITGVLGYAVTGSLLGPVTAVQSTAMLLRGESAVGEGVSKQAKRVLPLVEDQEVLDYVREIGNKLATVAGRKDFEYEFYVVMDDELNAFALPGGKVFVNAGAILRSNSEAELAGLMAHELSHAVLSHGFQLATQGNLTANITQFIPYGGTLGNLIVLDYSRDMERQADFLGTRLLTSTGYAADGLHNLMVTLNKQDRDRPLFSWLSSHPVTNERISYLEDLIVTNGYNRFAYEGVTRHTKIQEKVKQILQKAKDKKESRRDRDRRQQLELQF; encoded by the coding sequence ATGAAACCTGCTTTCAAGACTTTACTATTTACTCTCACTAGCGCATTACCCCTAAGCTTAGTTATCCTGCCAACTTATACGCCAGTAGTACGCGGACAAACCAATGTCATAGCCCAAACAACAGTTATATCTAACCCAACTCAGCCAACAATACAGGAAAAGCGATCGCCCCAACAAGTACCCACGATTGTCATTCCAGATCAACCAGTTTCTAACCAGTCTACAACTACCACTAATACACCAAAACCTACTACAACCCCCAATAATTCTAATTCATCAGAGGATAAAAAATCCTCACCGAATCAGGAACCTACTGATACTCCGAAAACAAGTAATACTGAAAACAAAGAACCTGCACCTAGTCCAGAAGAAATTGCCAAACGGCAAAAGTTAATTCAAGCAGACCAACTTTACATGGGGGGGCAATATTCTGCCGCAGAAAAAATTTACCGAGAAGTTAAAACCCCCTTCTCAAAGGTGCAAGCAACTACTGAACGAAAAGAAGTAATTAGTGACCTTGACAAATTGCCAGTAGCGGGTCAGGTTTACTGGCGTATTTCTACAGCAGGGTTAGAACAAGGACTGGAAACTAAAATATTTGTACCACTCACAAATTTAGTAGAGAAATACCCAGAGTTTATTCCTGGTCAATTGCGGTACGCCCAAGTATTAAAAAATTACAATCGGAATGCAGAAGCGTTACAAGTATTAGAAAAAGCAACAACTTTATATCCTAACCAACCGGATTTACTAAAAGCGAAAATTGCTTTGTTAGGAGAATCAAAACAGTGGTTAGAAGCTTCATTAGCAGCACGTCAATTTGCTTTACTTAACCCCAATAATTCCCAATCTGATGAATTTAATACAATAGCAGATAAAAATCTAGAACGCTATCAATCGCATCTACGGGCAGAATTAAGAGGAAATACGATTGTTAACGCGATTACTGGTGTGTTAGGTTATGCCGTCACTGGTAGTTTACTCGGCCCTGTTACAGCAGTACAATCTACAGCAATGCTGCTGAGGGGAGAATCAGCCGTAGGGGAAGGTGTATCTAAGCAGGCTAAACGAGTTTTACCCCTGGTAGAAGATCAAGAAGTATTGGATTATGTTAGAGAAATAGGTAATAAATTAGCTACTGTAGCAGGTCGCAAAGACTTTGAATATGAGTTTTATGTAGTCATGGATGACGAACTCAATGCCTTTGCTCTACCTGGTGGTAAGGTGTTTGTGAATGCTGGTGCAATTCTTCGCAGTAATTCCGAAGCAGAGTTAGCTGGTTTAATGGCGCATGAGTTATCCCATGCTGTTTTATCTCATGGATTCCAGTTAGCAACTCAGGGAAATTTAACTGCTAACATTACCCAATTTATCCCTTATGGTGGCACTCTCGGTAATTTAATCGTTCTTGACTACAGCAGAGATATGGAACGTCAGGCTGATTTTTTGGGTACACGGCTTTTGACTTCTACCGGATATGCTGCTGATGGTTTGCACAATTTGATGGTAACTCTAAATAAGCAAGACCGCGATCGCCCTTTGTTTAGTTGGTTATCATCTCACCCAGTTACTAACGAAAGAATTAGCTATTTAGAAGATTTGATTGTGACTAACGGTTACAACCGCTTTGCTTATGAGGGGGTAACACGACACACCAAAATTCAAGAAAAAGTAAAACAAATACTACAGAAAGCTAAAGACAAAAAGGAAAGTAGGCGCGATCGCGATCGTCGTCAGCAATTAGAATTACAATTCTAG
- a CDS encoding class I SAM-dependent methyltransferase: MQRILEPEVMDSWEEAIEYDSMDFTEVNAAFAEKAITLAPATAKVLDAGTGTARIPIIICQQRPQWEIIGIDLAQSMLEVGLKNVTQANLQQQISLELVDVKQMPYSNGQFDLVISNSIVHHLPDPLPFFGEIKRVLKPNGAILIRDLIRPANEKIINDLVEGIGSDYNEHQKKLFSDSLHAAFTLDEVQYLLEQAGLDQVKIYQSSDRHWTAERALM, encoded by the coding sequence ATGCAACGAATTCTAGAACCAGAAGTAATGGATAGCTGGGAAGAAGCTATTGAGTATGACTCAATGGACTTCACAGAAGTTAACGCCGCTTTTGCTGAAAAAGCAATTACTTTAGCACCAGCAACAGCTAAAGTTTTAGATGCTGGTACTGGTACAGCGCGTATACCAATAATAATTTGTCAGCAGCGCCCACAGTGGGAAATTATTGGTATTGACTTAGCGCAATCAATGCTGGAAGTTGGATTAAAAAATGTTACCCAAGCTAATTTACAACAGCAAATTTCCCTGGAATTAGTTGATGTTAAACAAATGCCTTATTCAAATGGGCAGTTTGATCTAGTAATTTCCAATAGTATTGTCCACCATTTACCAGATCCTTTACCCTTCTTTGGGGAAATAAAGCGTGTATTAAAACCCAACGGTGCTATCCTAATTCGCGATTTGATTAGACCAGCTAATGAGAAAATTATCAATGATTTAGTAGAAGGTATTGGTTCTGATTATAATGAACATCAAAAGAAGCTATTTAGTGATTCTTTACACGCAGCATTTACCTTAGATGAGGTTCAGTACCTTTTAGAGCAAGCTGGTTTAGATCAGGTTAAAATTTATCAATCTTCTGATCGACATTGGACAGCAGAACGAGCTTTAATGTAG
- a CDS encoding family 10 glycosylhydrolase: MLNSVNRIFTAFAEKLISFSRKSGRQAWFVFLVAFSLIITLMTPMASYSQASQAMFNDIEGNWAQSCIEQLAQRKIISGYQDGSFKPNDPVTRVEWAVMISKAFPKAPRVRSAGKFVDIANNYWAAPAISYAYTTGFMSSVKNQVFNPSQKMSRVQVLTSVANGLKYSPKNPVANTLNQAFTDASEIPESAKSAIAAATEKQLVVNYPDARKLKPDQLVTRGEIAAFLCQATGTTGLVSSQYIATRTPRVAQASVAPSSEIRGVWLTNIDSDVLFDRDRLSRAIQRLHDLNFNTVYPVVWNCGYTLYPSRVANNIIGRSLHPEPGLRRRDILQEMVQKGHREGMAVIPWFEFGFMAPADSGKLQCDPTSELAQRHPQWISSRRDGTTIWKEGPHDRLWLNPLHPGVQNFIKDLVVEMVRNYDIDGIQFDDHMGLPSDFGYDPFTVSLYQSEHNGQSPPNNPQDAEWLRWRADKITGFMAQLFRAIKDEKEKVVVSLSPNPQEFSYNSYLQDWESWERQGIVEELVIQLYRNDINRLIDDLERPEVKAARSHIPVAIGILTGTLPRSISIPQIQEQVEVVRERGFAGVSFFFYETLWNIANETPTQRQAAFKQMFPNLAQRPNLVKGWRPNTEAI, from the coding sequence ATGTTAAACTCTGTCAACCGTATTTTCACAGCCTTTGCAGAAAAGTTAATTTCATTTAGCCGGAAATCTGGTCGTCAGGCGTGGTTTGTATTCTTAGTTGCCTTTAGCCTGATAATTACCCTGATGACTCCAATGGCATCTTATTCTCAGGCTTCCCAGGCAATGTTTAACGACATTGAAGGCAACTGGGCGCAATCGTGTATCGAACAACTGGCACAACGCAAGATTATCAGTGGTTATCAGGATGGCAGTTTCAAGCCAAATGATCCAGTGACAAGAGTTGAGTGGGCGGTGATGATTAGCAAGGCTTTCCCCAAAGCGCCTAGAGTGCGTAGTGCTGGTAAATTTGTTGATATTGCAAATAACTATTGGGCAGCGCCTGCAATTAGTTATGCCTATACGACAGGTTTTATGTCTAGTGTTAAAAATCAAGTGTTTAATCCTAGCCAAAAGATGTCGCGTGTGCAGGTGTTAACCTCTGTGGCTAATGGCTTAAAATATTCGCCTAAAAATCCTGTTGCTAATACTTTGAATCAGGCGTTTACTGATGCTTCAGAGATTCCTGAAAGTGCTAAAAGTGCGATTGCGGCTGCTACAGAAAAACAATTAGTCGTTAATTACCCTGATGCGAGAAAACTCAAACCCGATCAGTTGGTGACTAGAGGGGAAATTGCCGCGTTTTTATGTCAAGCTACTGGTACAACCGGATTAGTGTCTTCTCAGTATATTGCTACGAGAACGCCGAGAGTAGCCCAGGCTAGTGTAGCGCCATCTTCTGAGATTAGAGGTGTTTGGCTAACAAATATAGATAGTGATGTGTTATTTGATCGCGATCGCCTTTCTAGAGCGATTCAACGCCTACACGATCTTAACTTTAATACCGTTTATCCAGTAGTCTGGAATTGCGGCTATACACTCTATCCTAGCCGTGTAGCTAACAATATCATTGGGCGATCGCTTCATCCAGAACCAGGACTAAGACGGCGAGATATCCTGCAAGAAATGGTTCAAAAGGGACATCGAGAAGGTATGGCGGTGATACCTTGGTTTGAGTTTGGGTTTATGGCACCAGCCGACTCTGGTAAACTCCAATGCGATCCCACATCAGAATTAGCCCAGCGTCATCCTCAGTGGATTAGCAGCCGTCGTGATGGTACAACTATTTGGAAAGAAGGCCCTCACGATCGTCTATGGCTTAATCCCTTACATCCAGGGGTACAAAACTTTATCAAAGATTTAGTTGTCGAAATGGTCAGAAACTATGATATAGATGGCATCCAATTCGACGATCATATGGGATTGCCCTCTGACTTTGGCTACGACCCATTTACAGTTTCACTTTATCAGAGTGAACATAACGGTCAATCTCCTCCTAATAATCCTCAAGATGCTGAATGGTTACGTTGGCGGGCTGATAAAATAACTGGATTCATGGCACAGTTATTCCGCGCCATCAAAGACGAAAAAGAAAAAGTCGTCGTTTCTCTATCACCCAATCCTCAAGAGTTCTCCTACAATTCTTATCTGCAAGATTGGGAAAGTTGGGAACGGCAAGGGATTGTTGAAGAACTGGTAATACAGTTATATCGCAACGATATCAATCGGTTAATTGACGATTTAGAACGTCCAGAAGTCAAAGCCGCACGTAGTCATATTCCAGTTGCGATCGGAATTTTGACAGGAACTCTACCCCGTTCTATTTCAATCCCACAAATTCAGGAACAAGTAGAAGTTGTTCGCGAACGTGGCTTTGCTGGTGTTTCATTCTTCTTCTATGAAACTTTGTGGAATATCGCAAATGAAACTCCAACTCAACGACAAGCAGCTTTTAAACAAATGTTTCCCAATTTAGCACAACGACCTAATTTAGTTAAGGGTTGGAGACCAAATACTGAGGCGATATAG
- a CDS encoding bifunctional sterol desaturase/short chain dehydrogenase — protein sequence MDFNLLQNQIFIQLLLGLASVIFAELVRDVYHIAGHYWKPLQSSHTLHHKAYRRDLTIVSLEAYQKAQWNNDVPESLMMVGATAVVAGLSQNYGMWLGCLYSLGFLIPAIARSQGLLLQTDLTHKPGDLVEIPSQWTVNRTYHWRHHFDQGNAYFCGHFTLVDKLLGTSLSLKGKVVAITGASGTFGQALIEELCLQGAKVVALTTNSDAEFKPGIEILHWHLGAETELTTRLKNVDILIINHGVNVYSDRSPEAIQKSYEVNTFSALKLAELFLETVTESSHKAIKELWINTSEAEVSPAFSPLYELSKRTLGDLITLRRLDAPCVIRKLILGPFKSQLNPYGVMDARWLSWAIVALAKRDFRNIIVTINPLTYIVFPIKELFQSVYFRLCTSGQRKNN from the coding sequence ATGGACTTCAACCTGCTACAAAATCAAATATTTATCCAACTACTACTGGGATTGGCTTCCGTCATATTTGCGGAACTGGTGCGAGATGTATATCACATCGCAGGACATTACTGGAAACCGTTACAGAGTTCCCATACCCTGCATCACAAAGCCTATCGTCGTGATTTGACCATAGTAAGCTTAGAAGCTTATCAGAAAGCACAGTGGAACAACGATGTACCCGAATCCCTGATGATGGTTGGAGCAACGGCTGTAGTTGCTGGGCTGTCACAAAACTATGGAATGTGGCTTGGTTGTCTCTATTCTCTAGGATTTTTAATCCCTGCGATCGCTCGTTCTCAAGGACTTCTGCTTCAGACCGATCTCACCCATAAACCAGGCGATTTAGTAGAAATTCCCTCCCAATGGACGGTGAATCGTACTTATCACTGGCGACATCATTTTGATCAGGGTAATGCTTACTTTTGTGGTCACTTTACCCTGGTAGATAAGCTATTGGGAACAAGTCTATCCCTAAAAGGCAAAGTAGTAGCGATTACCGGAGCCTCTGGTACGTTCGGACAGGCGTTGATTGAAGAATTGTGCCTCCAAGGAGCTAAGGTAGTGGCGTTAACTACTAACAGCGATGCGGAGTTTAAGCCAGGAATTGAAATTTTGCACTGGCATTTAGGGGCGGAAACCGAGTTAACAACTCGCTTGAAAAATGTTGATATTTTGATTATCAATCACGGTGTAAATGTGTACAGCGATCGCTCTCCTGAAGCGATCCAAAAATCTTACGAGGTCAACACTTTTTCAGCATTGAAATTAGCTGAATTATTTCTAGAAACTGTTACAGAATCAAGCCATAAAGCCATCAAAGAACTTTGGATCAACACCTCGGAAGCCGAAGTTAGTCCGGCATTCAGCCCCTTGTATGAGTTGTCTAAAAGAACGCTAGGAGACTTGATTACCCTACGTCGATTAGATGCTCCCTGCGTTATCCGCAAGTTGATATTAGGCCCCTTCAAGAGTCAGCTAAATCCCTATGGTGTGATGGATGCTCGATGGTTGTCTTGGGCAATTGTAGCTCTTGCGAAGCGCGACTTCCGAAATATTATTGTCACGATTAATCCCCTTACTTATATCGTCTTTCCAATTAAAGAATTATTTCAGTCTGTGTATTTCCGTCTGTGTACGTCTGGACAGCGTAAGAACAATTAA
- a CDS encoding glycosyltransferase yields MGSSTIQLNHNASGNRDRRLKATIVVLLVWGIVSLLHLRSETQWLMVVLTAVLTIQAIRMLIAKPLTGSINGDTDLLTLSILVPAKNESAVLPNLVHSLFRLDYPNTHLDIWIVDDGSTDATPQILQELQAQFPRLQVHRRESKGGKSGALNAVFPLTQGEIILVCDADAQLPANFLRQTVPLFQNKAIGAVQVRKAIANADTNFLTRCQQMEMSCDAFLQTHRIAAGGMSELRGNGMLVRRELLEKCNGWNEDTVTDDLDLCFKLYLVGTEIEFLTVLSIQEEGVTTWKNLWHQRCRWAEGGYQRYLDYFPEILTLGWAKEIDLLLFFLLQFLLPIGLIPDLLWTIFYSHRPVLLPLQTLLSIILTVAFIGGLYQFQNLRSGSLLGATIQGSLYMVHWIPVMIVTTLSMCVKPQKLEWIKTEHSGITA; encoded by the coding sequence GTGGGAAGCTCTACCATTCAGCTTAATCACAATGCCAGTGGAAATCGCGATCGCCGTCTTAAGGCAACTATAGTAGTTTTACTGGTCTGGGGTATCGTGAGTTTGCTCCACTTGCGATCTGAGACACAGTGGCTAATGGTGGTATTAACAGCAGTCCTAACAATTCAAGCAATTAGGATGCTGATTGCAAAACCGCTTACTGGCTCGATTAATGGTGATACCGATTTGCTTACCCTCTCGATTTTGGTTCCAGCAAAAAATGAAAGTGCAGTCTTACCTAATTTAGTTCATAGCCTATTCCGCCTAGACTATCCAAACACTCACTTAGATATCTGGATCGTAGATGACGGTAGTACAGATGCAACCCCCCAAATATTGCAAGAATTACAAGCTCAATTTCCAAGGTTGCAGGTTCATCGACGGGAATCAAAAGGTGGTAAATCAGGGGCGCTTAATGCAGTGTTTCCCTTGACCCAAGGAGAGATTATTTTAGTCTGCGATGCCGATGCTCAACTTCCTGCTAATTTCCTGCGGCAAACAGTCCCTTTGTTTCAGAATAAAGCTATTGGTGCGGTGCAAGTGCGAAAAGCTATAGCCAATGCTGATACCAATTTCTTAACTCGTTGCCAACAAATGGAAATGAGTTGTGATGCTTTTCTACAAACCCATAGAATTGCTGCGGGCGGAATGTCTGAACTACGAGGCAATGGTATGTTAGTTCGTCGGGAACTGCTAGAAAAGTGCAACGGTTGGAATGAGGATACTGTCACCGATGATTTAGATCTTTGCTTCAAGCTTTATCTAGTAGGCACAGAAATTGAGTTTTTAACAGTTCTATCTATTCAAGAAGAAGGGGTGACAACCTGGAAAAATCTCTGGCATCAACGCTGCCGTTGGGCTGAAGGTGGATATCAGCGTTACTTAGATTACTTTCCCGAAATATTGACGTTAGGTTGGGCTAAAGAAATAGATTTATTATTATTTTTTCTGTTGCAATTTCTACTGCCAATTGGACTTATTCCTGACTTACTCTGGACAATTTTTTACAGCCATCGTCCAGTGTTGTTGCCACTGCAAACGCTACTGAGTATCATTTTAACTGTTGCTTTCATCGGTGGGCTTTATCAATTTCAAAATTTACGAAGCGGGTCTTTACTAGGGGCAACAATTCAAGGTTCTCTCTACATGGTACATTGGATTCCCGTGATGATTGTGACCACTTTAAGTATGTGTGTGAAACCACAGAAGTTGGAGTGGATTAAAACCGAACATAGTGGTATAACGGCTTAA
- a CDS encoding AAA family ATPase, whose product MSKIEGFRVRNYRVLRDLTLGKLWNTQNAKPLTPMTAVIGKNGVGKSTIFDTFGFLADCLKKGVEEACDSRGRGGFERIRSQGQEGSIEFEIYYKEDRNARPITYELAIDIDSSGRPYVKRERLRQRRKGQSRGQPFSFLILNQGKGVAWKGEEEGKQVEEEKGAFDLLKFIEKIQKGDAEEDSKETEVVELDDQRKLGIATLGSLKQHPRISVFRRFIEGWYLSYFTPDAARILPLAGPQKHLNIHGDNLGNVVQFMEREYPKKFQSILKKISGKIPGVNKISTEKTPDGRLLLRFNDKGFQDPFYAQQMSEGTLKVFAYLLLLEDPSPPPFLCIEEPENGLYHKLLETLAQEFREHATGHKGGSQVFVTTHQPYFVDALEPDEVWVLEKGEDGFSKIRQASEDPLINNLVSEGLPLGGLWYSDYLDKT is encoded by the coding sequence ATGTCTAAAATAGAAGGCTTTAGAGTAAGAAATTACAGAGTCCTTCGTGATCTCACCTTGGGAAAGCTTTGGAACACGCAGAATGCCAAGCCATTAACGCCAATGACAGCAGTCATCGGTAAGAATGGTGTAGGAAAAAGTACAATTTTCGACACTTTTGGCTTTCTTGCAGACTGCTTGAAAAAGGGAGTGGAGGAAGCTTGCGATTCTCGCGGTCGTGGAGGCTTTGAGAGAATTCGTTCACAAGGACAAGAGGGAAGTATTGAGTTTGAGATCTATTATAAAGAGGATCGTAACGCCCGACCCATTACGTATGAGTTAGCAATAGATATTGACTCGTCGGGAAGACCTTATGTAAAAAGGGAGAGACTCAGACAACGAAGAAAAGGACAAAGTAGGGGACAACCCTTTTCTTTTCTTATTCTTAATCAAGGTAAAGGTGTTGCATGGAAGGGCGAAGAAGAAGGCAAGCAAGTTGAGGAAGAAAAAGGTGCATTTGATTTGTTAAAATTCATAGAAAAAATCCAGAAAGGTGATGCAGAAGAGGATAGTAAAGAAACCGAAGTAGTCGAACTTGACGATCAGCGAAAACTAGGAATTGCAACTTTGGGATCGCTCAAACAACACCCAAGAATTTCAGTGTTTCGTAGATTTATTGAAGGATGGTATTTAAGCTATTTCACGCCAGACGCGGCAAGAATTTTGCCTCTTGCTGGGCCACAAAAGCATCTGAATATTCATGGAGATAATTTGGGAAATGTCGTTCAGTTTATGGAGAGAGAGTATCCCAAGAAGTTTCAATCCATCCTTAAAAAAATCTCTGGCAAGATTCCAGGTGTAAACAAGATTAGCACCGAGAAAACTCCGGACGGAAGACTCCTTCTTCGCTTCAACGACAAAGGGTTTCAAGATCCGTTCTATGCTCAACAAATGTCAGAGGGAACACTAAAGGTATTTGCCTATCTCCTCCTCTTAGAAGATCCATCACCACCACCATTTTTGTGCATCGAAGAGCCAGAAAACGGACTTTACCATAAACTTTTAGAAACCCTGGCGCAAGAATTTCGAGAACACGCTACAGGTCACAAGGGTGGATCGCAAGTATTTGTGACAACACATCAACCCTACTTTGTAGATGCCCTTGAACCTGACGAGGTTTGGGTACTTGAAAAAGGCGAGGATGGATTTTCTAAAATCAGGCAAGCTAGTGAAGATCCTCTCATCAATAATCTTGTTTCTGAAGGCTTGCCCCTCGGCGGACTTTGGTACAGCGACTACTTGGATAAAACGTGA
- a CDS encoding DUF4276 family protein, translating to MHFEILVDDISGETALNILLPKIINTEQHTFKIHSYKGIGHIPKNLKSSSDANKRILLDQLPRLIQGYGKTLSYSPAVLIVICDLDDRCMSAFRKELLELVNSCNPKPKTQFCIAIEEGEAWFLGDWAAVKAAYPSAKQALLNSYTNDDICGTWEKLADVVYSGGCKKLSKLGWQGIGKEKANWAEKISPLMDIDNNQSPSFCYFRDKLRHLSGQ from the coding sequence ATGCACTTTGAGATCTTAGTTGATGATATTTCTGGCGAAACTGCTCTTAACATTCTTCTCCCAAAAATTATCAACACCGAACAACACACATTTAAGATCCATTCTTACAAAGGAATAGGACATATTCCTAAAAATTTAAAATCTAGTTCTGATGCAAACAAACGAATTCTGCTTGACCAGTTGCCGCGACTTATTCAAGGCTACGGTAAAACATTATCTTATTCTCCTGCTGTCCTCATTGTCATTTGCGATCTTGATGACCGATGCATGAGTGCTTTTCGCAAAGAACTACTTGAACTCGTAAATTCTTGTAATCCTAAGCCAAAGACACAATTTTGCATCGCTATTGAGGAAGGAGAAGCATGGTTTTTAGGTGATTGGGCAGCAGTGAAGGCAGCTTATCCGAGTGCAAAACAAGCATTGCTAAATTCATACACCAATGATGATATCTGTGGTACATGGGAAAAATTAGCCGACGTAGTATATTCTGGTGGTTGCAAAAAGTTGTCTAAACTTGGTTGGCAGGGAATTGGTAAAGAGAAGGCAAATTGGGCGGAAAAGATCTCTCCCTTGATGGACATTGACAATAATCAATCACCAAGCTTCTGCTATTTCCGAGATAAGCTTCGACATTTAAGTGGACAGTAG